Part of the Candidatus Paceibacterota bacterium genome, CCGAGTCCAGAAAGAATCGGCCTCATGACTTTCATCGGAGCCGACACAAGGACGAAGATGAGAATCTGCGTCCTGATTCGTTTCGAAGACAAGTATTGGGGCGATGAACTCGTGCCCCAAACTCTCCAAGAGGTTTTCGGGACGAAGTGCTACCTCCTGCATGGGAGTAATCTCGATTGTGAACTAAGAGGCATCTGCACGTACGTTCTTGACCGACCACTTCGAGGTAGCCGCAGCCTTATCTACAAGATCGCCAACAAGTTTGCCGACGCTTTCGCTCGAGGGATGATTGCTCGAGCTCAAGATACTCTGATGGCTGTACATGGGTAAGTTCACCCGCCTCCTGCAGGACAAAATCCGCAGGGGGCGGGTTTTGTTTTTATTTATCCACAGGTTTTACTTGCACGGTGAACTAGGGTTCACTTATAATATTTACATTAGTAAGTTAGTCAAAATATTATGAACACAATAAGTCTGAAAAAGAGGATCAGGAGAGAGTTGGAGAATTTAAATGACAAGATCGATGCTAAGATTGTGAGAGGGAGGTCGTATGCTTGGGAAGCGAGAAAGCATAAAGAGTTGCTTTGCCAACTTTATAATTTGAATAGGCAAGCTGTAAGTGGCAGTTGGTTCGGAGCTTTTTCCACCTTTCGTTTTTAGATTGAAATGTATTTGCAATGCCATTTTTAGAAAATAAAAACAAAATAATAAACTTCTATCGGAAGCATAAACGTATGCCAGGGTATAAGGAGATGCTTTCTCTTTTCCAATTCAAGTCTAAAAATGCTGTATACAAGCTTATTAATAAATTAGTGGAGGAAGGAGTGGTAGAGAAGGATTCGAATGGCAGAATTTTGCCTCGGAGACTCGTGGGCGAGGTACCACTCCTTGGCCTTGTTGAAGCCGGCATGCCATCAGTGGCTGAAGAACAGGCGCTCGATACCATAAGTATCTCCGAAATGCTGGTGAAAAATCCTGACTCGACTTATCTACTTGAAGTAAAAGGGGACTCTATGATAGAAGAGGGAATACACGAAGGTGATTTTGTTGTGGCTGAGCGCAAAGATGATGCCAAAGATGGCGATATCGTCATCGCTGAAGTCGATGGTGGGTGGACCATGAAATTTCTTCGCAAAAAGGGTAGCCAAATTTATTTAGAACCAGCCAACAAAAAATATAAGCCGATTTATCCTGAATACGATTTAAAAATTGCTGCCATCGTCAAAGGAGTGATCCGAAAGTACTGATTTGAGGCCTCTTCTCTCTAGCCTTTATTTACTTCAGATTTGATATAGAATAGCTGAATGCAGAAAAGTAAAATATCAAAAATTCAAAACGAAACTAAGAAGTTGCTCATTTACCTAAATAAGGAGTATCTAAGGCTTCATGCCGCATATGAAAATTACTTCTGGATCTCTTATATGGGGGATCATTCTATTGATAAAAAGAAGGACACTGCCTTGAAGGAACTTGATACTTTCAAATCAAACCATAAACTTTTTGATCAAGTCAAAATTTTGATCGAGAATAATAAATTAACTAAAGAGGATAAAGAAAAACTCAATGCTTGGACAAAATTTTTTAATTGTTATCAAACACCGAAGCATCTGAATATATTGAAAGACAAAATATCGAAGTTAGAGACGAAGATGGGTAAAGTGGCTACTACTAGAAAAGAAGGCTATATAGATCCACACAGCAATAAATTTGTGGAAGCCTCATCACATAAAATGCGTGGTATGTTGCGCACCGAAAAAGATGAAAATTTGCGTAAGGCCTTTTTTCTCGGAGGAGAAAAGCTTGCTTACAGTAATATAAAGAATTACGTTAAGTATGTCGGCCTCCTAAACCAGTATGCTATCGGTTTAGGATTCGCTGATTTCTATGAATATAAGATTTTTACAGAAGAGGGGATGACCAAAAATGAGCTTTTCAAAATATTTGATCATCTATATAAAAAAACCAAATTTGCTTTTACAAGTATAAGAAAACTTGAAAAGAAAATACCGGGACTTAGAAAGCCGTGGAACTTTTCTTATATGATGGCAGGCGATTTCACTATGGAGGAAGATCAGTATTTCCCGTTCGAAGAAGCGTTAATACGATGGGGTAAATCATTTGCTGCATTAGGGATAGATTTCAGAGGAAGTTCCATCAATCTAGATCTGCTCGACAGAAAGGGTAAGTATAGTAATGGCTTTTGTCATTGGCCCGTACCTATTCATTATAAAGATGGAAAACGGATCACTGGTTTATCTAATTTTACTTGTAATGTTGTGTATGGTCAGGTGGGTTCTGCTGTGCCAGGCTACAACACACTGTTCCACGAAGGAGGTCATGCGGCGCATTTACTTAACTCTGAACAGACCGAAGTATGTCTTAATCATGAATATCCTCCCATGTCGACTGCCTGGGCAGAAACTCACAGTATGTTTCTCGATACTTTGTATAGCAGTTATGAGTGGAGGTCGCGATACGCTAAAAATCAGAAAGGAGAAATATATCCATTTGAGTTATTTAAAAGAAAAATCGAACGCCTTTCGATTTTGAGACCTCTTGGTTTAAATTCGATTATGGCTATCTGTAATTTCGAGAAAATAGTTTATGAAGAGAAAAAACTCACAACCGATAAGGTAATCAAAGCTGCTAAAAAAATTTGGAAGAAATATCAGGACTATTCTGAAGATTCACTCAGAATTTTAACTGTACCGCATATCTATAGCTGGTCCTCAACTTGCTCCTATCACGGCTATGGCTTAGCAGAACTCGCCCTCACTCAATGGAGAGAATACTTTTACGATAAGTATGGATATATTGTCGATAACCCTAAAGTAGGAGAGGAGATGGCAAGAGTTTGGAAGCTCGGAGCGTCAAAAAATTTTAAAGATTTTGTAAAAATAATGACTGGTAAAAAATTATCAGCTAACGCCTGGCTCAAAAACACTACTAAGAGCTTGCCTCAAATACTCAAATTAGCAAAAGACAGGGCTCTAAGACTGAAGAAGGTTCCCCAACTAAACGGACCGATTAAATTGAATGCGAAGATAAGGATGCTTTCAGGGAAGAAAAACATTACCGATAATTCAAAGAGTTTCGAAGATATGGCAAGCAAGTATGCTGTTTGGCTCAAGACTAAGAGAATAAAATAGCCTACTTCGCTTCAAATTGAGCTTGGACTCCATCCCAGAAGCCATCGCCATCACTATCACGCAATTTCGGATCGGTTTTGATACAGGTTTCTTCTTGGCTATCGGAGAGACACTCTTCTAAATAATCGTCCATACCATCGAAGTCGAGGTCGTCGGTATATGTTTTGATCATTGATTGCAGTTCTTCGACAGGGCGAGGATTTTCTTTATCCTTCACCATGAAGGTGCCTTGCCATGGTTTGAAAGCCACTAATTTTATTTCACCTTCTGATTTTAGAAAATATATTATCTGACGCATTCTAATAATAGTATCTTCCGTGTCCTGTTCATCCCAATTAGTTACTAACACAAGTTGTTTTTCATCACTCCAAACATTTTTAAAATTGCTTTTATTGAATTCCCCACCTATTAAAGCTACTGTGTCCATCCTAGTTTTACAATCATCACTTTCAGGGGAATCTTCACATACAGAGGAAAGATGGTGAGCCAGTGTTTTCATTCTTTCTAAATCATGCTCTCTGGAAGCAGTAAGATAATCCTGGAAAACATTCCAAGCTTTCCCTTTTTCACTTATGTAAGTATCGTAGGCAAAGAATAGGGCGATAGCTATAGCTAGCAGCGCGATCACGGATACGATTCTTTTCTCGTTGCTTAGATTTTCGTTCATATTGGGATGAGCATAACATATTTTAATGAAATTAAAACTGGACAAAATAACTTTGAGGATATATCATGGTGTTCTGTTTTTATTAAAAGCGTAATCAAAATAAATGATTGGAACATGTACTTGCGGAGCAACTGACGTAGAATTGAATGAAGACGGCCTTTGTGCTGCTTGCGTAGCTAAAGCTGCTGCAGCTGATGTCGAGGAAGATGCAGGAGACGAAGCTGCTGAATAATTTCAGTTTCTCAAAAACAAAAACCACTTTCTTATCTGAAAGTGGTTTTTGTTTTGGAATATTATTTTAATCATATCTCTTCTTTACTTTTCTTTTTTATAATATATTGTGAATTTGGAGTCGGACCTATAATTCCGATAATGAAACTTGAAAGGAAATCGTATGATACGAGACCAGGCTGGCTGGATACGGGTATACCAAGAACTGGATGCTCTTTTCATTCATGATGGGAACGTAAACCGTCCCCATCCACTACTTACTTCGGGGCTCCACTCTCCCGACTTTTTCAACAGCCGAGAGGTGATCCCACACGAACATTTTCTTCGTAATGCCGCTTACGACCTCGCCGAGCTTTTCGTGCAAGAGCGAGGCAACACTGAACGGATCGATCGTGTCGTCGGTCCTCAAACAGGGGCGACGAAGCTCTCTGAACTGCTACACAATGTGGTGGGCATCTTGAGGGAAAGGCCTTGCAACTGGGCTTCTCCCGCAAAGGCGGAGGAAGACGGAAAAAAGATGATGGTGTTTAGCGACCCTGAACGATGCGTAAAACCAGGCGAATATGTGCTTCTCTGCGAAGACGTAGTCACTACTGGTGGAAGCATCGAGCTCACGGTCCGTGCTTCGGAGGAAAAAGGAGGGACCATCCTACCTTTTGTCCTGACGCTGGTGAACCGTTCAGGCCTTGCCGAAATCGATGGTAGGAAGATCGTGGCTCTCATCAATCACCCGATCCCGATGTGGGAACCGGAAAAATGTTGGCTTTGCCAAGCGGGTTCCGAAGCCATCAAGCCGAAAGAACCTGGCAACTGGGCACGTTTGAACGCCAACTACTAATACTCTCAACCACGAAAGGAAAGAATATGAAGACACTAACACCGGCGAAACGATTGATCGTTGCTGCCGACTTCAAGCCCGAACCTGGCCAATTTCGTATCGAAGATTGGGTACGATGTCAGGTTATCGCTCTGGCCGTTAAACTGAAAGGGACAGGGGTTTGTCTGAAAGTGAACTCCGCGCTCCGTATCTGCGGGTACGACCTTATCCGTCAGATCAACAACTGTGGTCTCGATGTATTCGCTGATCTGAAGTTCAAGGATATCAGCGAAACTTTGACCATCGACGGTATGTTTTTGGGTCCTTACCAACCCAAATTCGTGACAGTCTGTTGTGACGCTGGCTTGAATGCTATGCGTGCTTTCAAAGCTGCAATACCGAGTGGAGTAGAAGTCCTTGGTGTGACGGCCTTGACTACTTTCGACGACGACGAGTCCTACGCTATATATGGTTGCCCTGTCGAAGAAGCAGTCGATCGTCTTGCCAAGCGAGCCATTGAAGCTGGTCTCGATGGCTTCATCGCTTCTGGAAAAGAAGCTCCGTCACTGCGAGCGGTTATAGGCAATGTCATGACGATCAACACGCCGGCAATCCGTCCTCTCTTTGCAAAGGTTGTCGGGGACGATCAGAACAAGAAACGTAGCATGACTCCGGCGGAAGCAATCGAGGCTGGAGCCGATCGCATCATCGTCGGCCGTCCCATCACACAGGCTAACAACCCTCTGGAAGCCGCTTGGGACACAATCAGCGAAATCGCTACGACAACGGCGACTTGATCGAGCATGAGATTTTCTGAAGTTTTTCGGCCCCCACTAAGTTGTGGGGGCTGATTGTTTGATACAATACGATTATGTTCAACAGTCTTTTACCTCAAACTTGGGATAAGGTGCATCATGCTTATATTTTGTCAGGAGTGGAAGCTGATTCAGTTTGGAAAGAACTTTCCAATTTAGGATTTCTTAAAAGAGGCAACGCTGATGCTAAATACGAAGAATTTGAAACTCTAGGAGTGGATGAGGCCAGAGCTTTGACCGATTGGGCTTTGATGAAGCCGATCGCAGGGGATAGAAAAGTGGCGGTAATCGATATCACTTCTACTTTTACTACTGAAGCCCAAAACGCTTTATTGAAACTTTTTGAAGAGCCACCTCAAGGAACTTATTTTTTCCTTATTTTACCAAATACCGCTTCTGTCCTGTCCACACTTCTTTCTCGTGTCCGGATAATACAAAAAGAAAAGGAATCAGAAATAAATAAAAAATACGAAGTTTTTATGCCAGGCACGGTAGCTGAAAGATTTAAAATAATAACCCCGATCATAAAAAGTAAAGATAAGGAAAGAGCTAGAGAATTCATAAGATTTCTAGAATCTAAAACAACAAATATCGAGGCCGAGAAAGTAATTGAAGCTGAGAAATATTTAAGTAGCCGAGGAGCTTCGATGAAGATGATACTGGAGTATTTGGCTGTTTCGCTGTAATATTGTATTTATGTTTAACTTCGGACCGACAAAGGACAAGGTAAAAGAAGTAGAGGAATGGCTTCAAAAAGAATTCTCCCAAATTCGTACTGGTCGAGCCTCTCCTTCAATACTCGATTCGGTACAGGTGCAAGCCTATGGCTCGCGGATGCAACTTCGAGAACTTGCTTCAGTGCTAGTCGAAGATCCAAGAACAATAAGAGTCGAGCCTTGGGATAAATCGCAAGGTAAGGAAATCGAGAAGGCTGTTATTGCCTCAAACTTAGGGTTGTCGGTAAATGTCGATGATAAAGGTCTAAGGATTATTTTCCCGGAGCTTACAAGCGAAAGGCGAGAACAATTTGTGAAGGTTGCCAAACAAAAACTCGAAGAAGCTAGGATCTCTCTCCGCAGTATACGTGATAAAGTCTGGGATGAAATCCAAGCTAAGGAAAAACAGGGAGGTATGGGTGAAGATGAAAAGTTTAGACTAAAAGATGATCTGCAAAAAATAGTGGATGATACCAACACTAAACTAGACGAATTATTAGAAAGGAAGGTTTTAGAAATTTCTAATTAATCTAGCTGTTCTAATTCTCCTAAAATTTAATGGGCATCATAATTTTTATTATTGTCTTGAGCGTCCTCGTCATCGTCCACGAGTTGGGACATTTTATTGCTGCGAAGAGAGCTGGTGTGAGAGTAGATGAATTTGGCCTCGGCTTTCCTCCCAAGATGGTGACCTTATTTAAGCAAGGAGAAACAGCTTTTACTCTGAATTGGATTCCATTTGGAGGTTTTGTAAAAATTTTTGGGGAAAATTATGATTCTGAATCCAATTTTACTTTACAGCAAAAGAAAAAATTTACCGAAGTCAGTAAAGTTTGGCAGGTCGTGATACTTGTCGCTGGTGTCACCTTCAATATGATTTTGGCCTGGTTGCTTTTTTCTGGGAGCTTCATGATCGGTATGCCTTATTCGGTTGAGAATGAATTGGGCGCTAGAGTATCAGAGCCTCGGCTTACAATAGTTTCTGTTATGTCTGATTCGCCTGCTTTTAGAGCGGGGCTTAAAACGGGCGATATCGTAACTAATTTTGGGTATAAAGATGAGTCTAGAAATGTAATTTTACAAAAGATTGATCCTGACACTTTATCGAGCTTTATAAGCCAATCAGGTGAGCCAATAGAACTTCATATAAAAAGAGGTGGATTTGATTCGATCATAGAGTTGACTCCGACTGAAAATGTCGCAAGCAGGAGGTTTGTCATAGGTATAAGTATGGATATGGTCGGTATCCTTAAACTTCCACCGCATACTGCTTTGTGGGAAGGAGCTAAAATCACGCTTGTTATGTTTAAGGAGACAGTCAAAGGCTTAGGATCCCTCCTGTTTGATGCCGTGCGTGGTAGAGCTGATTTATCGCAAGTTACTGGCCCAGTCGGAATCGTAGGTATTGTCGGTGACGCATCGATTTTGGGTTTCGTCTACATTCTCACTCTCACAGCTTTCATTTCGATCAACTTAGCTATCATAAATTTAGTACCCATTCCCTCACTCGACGGTGGACGTGTACTGTTTGTTATTATCGAAGCTATAAAAGGTTCGCCCATCAGCACTCGTGTTTTCAATGCCGCAAATTCTATAAGCTTCGTTCTCCTTATTCTTGCGATGATTCTCATTACTATTCGTGATGTTGGTAATTTGTTTTAATAGGATTCTTTGCTAATATTTTGAATATGCGACAGTCACAACTATTTACTAAAACGAGAAGGGAAGCACCGTCTGATGAAGTGAGTAAAAATGCAGCACTTCTTATTAGAGCTGGATTTATAAATAAAGAAATGGCTGGGGTGTATGACTATTTGCCTCTTGGCCTTCGTGTATTACATAAAATCGAAAATATTATACGCGATGAAATGAATGCTTTGGGTGGTCAGGAAGTGCTTATGTCGACACTACAGAGAAAAGAATTATGGGAAAAGACAAATAGATGGAACGATGAAATTATCGATGTTTGGTTTAAAACAAATTTAAAAAATGGTGGGGAGCTCGGTCTTGGGCCGACACACGAAGAACCGATTACGAATATGGTGGAGCAATTCGTTCCTTCTTATAGGAATTTGCCGTTTTCTGTATATCAATTTCAAAATAAATTTAGAAATGAAATCAGGGCTAGTAGTGGGGTGATAAGAACCCGCGAATTTGTAATGAAAGATCTATATTCTTTTCATGAGAGTGACAAGTCACTCGACCAATTTTATGAAAAAGTCTCTGATGCTTATGTAAATATTTTTGAAAAATGTGGTATAGGAAAAAATACTTACAAGACTTTTGCTTCAGGTGGAGTTTTTAGTAAATACTCGCACGAATTCCAGACAGTTTCTGATGCCGGAGAGGATACAGTCTATATTAATGAAGAAAGTAAGGTTGCGATAAATAAAGAAGTCTACAATGATGAAGTTCTTTTCGATCTAAAAATAGACAAATCAAAACTCGTTGAGAAAAAATCTATAGAGGTAGGTAATATATTTAAGCTGGGTGTTAAATTCTCCGAACCCTTGTCGTGTAAATTTAAAAATGAATCTGGTGAAGATATGCCTGTGGTCATGGGGTGCTATGGTATAGGGCCAGCTCGTGTACTAGGTACTATTGTAGAAACTCTTTCTGATGAAAAAGGTATTGTTTGGCCTAAGGAAGTGGCTCCGTTCGATGTTCACTTGCTTAGACTAGGTGAGACTGAAGAAGTGAAAGTAAAAGCAGAAGAAATTTATAAAAAACTTTCAGAAAAGGTAGAAGTGCTTTATGATGATCGCGATTTGAGAGCTGGGGAAAAATTTGCTGACGCTGATCTCTTGGGAGTGCCAATACAAGTGATTGTCGGTGAAAAAGGCCTAAAAGAAAACACCCTGGAAATAAAAGATAGGAAGACGGGTGAAGTAAAAAATATCCACATGGACGAGCTTCATTCTATCGTGTAGGCTTGTTTAGCATGCACTGGTTACTCTCAAAAATAGCTGGATTTAAAGGACTACTTCACAATGAAATTGGTATTGATCTCGGGACTGCAAATACCCTAGTTTATGTCCAAGGGAAAGGGGTAATTATAAATGAACCTTCTGTTGTGGCGGTGAACCAGAAGACTGGGCAGGTTGTGGCTGTGGGCACTGAAGCTCACAATATGCTTGGACGTACACCTGCTCACATCGTAGCTGTGAAGCCTCTTGTCGACGGAGTGATTTCTGATTTTGAAGTTACGGAGGAAATGATTGCTTACCTCCTCAATAAAGCTGAAAGAGGAGTGAAGAAAATTTTTGGCCCCAAAGTTGTAGTTGGTGTACCTTCCGGGATTACAAATGTAGAAACTCGTGCGGTTCGAGATGCGGTGCGTTCTGCTGGAGCAAGTGAAGTTTATATCGTGGAAGAGCCTATGGCTGCCGCCATAGGCTTGCGTTTGCCGGTACTTGAACCGGTGGGCTCTATGATAATAGATATGGGCGGAGGTACGACTGACATAGCGGTCATCTCGCTCGGAGGGGTTGTTTCCTCAAAAAACTTGAGAGTAGCTGGCGATAAATTAAACAGTGACATATCAAGTTATGTCAGGAGTGAGTTCAAGATTTTGATTGGAGAAAAAACTGCTGAAAACGCCAAAGTATCCATTGGTAATTTGGTGATGAAAGGAATTGGAGAAGAATGCAAAGTCAAAGGGCGCGATTTAGTTACTGGTTTGCCTCGTGAAGTGGTGATCACCGATTCTGACGTGCGCGAAGCTATATCATTTTCTATTGCGGCTATTATCGAAGCTTGCAAAGAAGTACTTGAGGCCACTCCTCCTGAGATTCTTTCTGATGTTATGCAAAGAGGGATTTATTTTTGTGGTGGCGGGGCACTCATAAGAGGCTTTGCCGACGTTTTAGAGGAAGAGTTAAAAATTCCGATACACGTCGCGACTGACCCTGTGGCGACCGTAGCTCGCGGCTGCGGTATAATCCTTGAAAATATGGGTATGTACCAAGAAGTACTCATATCGGAAGACAATGACTTACCCCCTCATCAAACATAAATATAACGATCGAGCACGTAATAAATTTTACGGCATTCTGTCTTTGGTCATTATTTGTACGACAGTTTTCTATTTATGGAAAGGTGATCTTGCTCCTTTGTTTATTCAGGTTCTTTCCCCGATCTCAAAGTCTCTTCGGTCCACCGGAAGTAGTATTTTCTCTTGGGCTAAGGTGCTTATTCCGTACTCTCCCATCTTAGAAGAAAATAATAGACTGAAAGAGGAAGCAATAAATTTGAGGCAAGAATTTTTTGATCTTAATCGAGAGAAGGTAGAAAATCAGACACTTCGACAGGCACTCGATCAGAAAGAGGCTAATTATATTCCGACTAAAATAATTTTAGCTGCCCCACAAACTCCTTTTGGAACAGTCGTGGTCGATAAAGGGTCGCTTGATGGTGTGTCGGTAGGTGATCGAGTGCTTCTATCTCGCAAAGTTTCTCTTGGCGTGGTTGGAGAAGTTGAAGAAAAAAATTCTAAGGTTATTACCCACTATTCTCCAGGTATGAAGACATCTGCGATTGCCGAAAGGAGTGGGGTGGTACTTGAGCTTACTGGAACTGGTAATGCTTTCGCTCTCGAAGTGCCTCTTGATATGGAAATGAGGGAAGGTGATGTTTTTTCCTTGCCAGGCTCACAGGATTTTGTTGTCGCAATTGTGGTGTCGATTAAGCCTGATCAAGCAGCTTCTTTTTCTAAAGTTTTTCTGTCCCCCCCTTTTAACCTTCTTGGTAATTCTGTCTTATTCATAGAAACAGGGGATTAATTATGAATAATATATTTTCCCCAGTAATTTTTTTCTTTCTTGTCTTTGTTCCACTATCTATAATTTGGTGGCTATTTTTCCCCCTGGCTCTAATATCTATTTTTATATTTCAGCGAATCTACGTTAGTATTTTTGCTGGATTTGTATTAGATGTCGTATACTTTGGTGGTTCTCTTTTGGACTTTCCCGTCATGACCATGATTTGTTTTGGGATAACGATCCTTTTCATCTCATTAAGAGACAAAATACGATTCGATGCTTTCTAAAATAAAGAAAAAAATATTATCGACCTTTAGTGGCAAGAAGTATTCATTCATTTATCCAGATGAGGTTTTTCTTGATTCTAGAAATCTGCCTGATTTCGATAAACACCAATTTGAAGGGAGGATCGAACGTCCCATACTTTTTAGAAGTTTTGTTTCTTTCTATGTTATATGTTTCGTAGCAGTTTTGTTTTTCGTATATACTCTTTGGGATTTGGGTATAAGTAAAGGTAAAGTTTACGCAGAGATAAGTCAGAACAATAGCTTACGGCATGATCCTATACTTGCTCCTCGTGGAGTGATATATGATCGTAACGGAAAAATACTTGTTTCAAATTCGATTGTCGAAGAGTCGGAAGATTTTCCCAGAAGAATTTATCTCGAAAAATTCGGCTTTTCCCATTTACTTGGTTTTATAAAATATCCTGCTAAAGATTCATCTGGTTTTTATTTCAGGGAAGAATATGAGCCACAAGATGGTGTAGAGATTTTATTTAACGAAGTACTTGCTGGTCGTAATGGTCTTAAGATTTCAGAGAATGATGTTTCTGGAAATTTGGTGAGTGAGAGCCTCATTGACCCTTCTTTAGCTGGGGACAGTTTACAATTAGCTGTGGACTTAAGGATACAGGAAAAGATGTATCAAGAAATAAAAAGTCTTTCTGAAAGAGTAGGTTTCCTGGGGGGGGCTGGTATTATTATGGATGTAAACTCAGGTGAAATACTAACTCTTACGAGCTACCCTGAATACGATTCACAGCTTATGACTGATGGCCAGGCTTCTTCGACTATAAGAACCTATTCTACGGACAATGCCAAACCTTTCTTGAATCGTATTATTTCTGGGCTGTATACTCCCGGCTCAGTTGTTAAACCTTTTCTAGCTTTTGGAGCTCTTGAGGAGGGAGTCATTTCTCCTGAAAAAGAAATAGTAAGTACTGGTAAACTTGTCGTGCCGAACCCTTATTTTCCAGATCAACCTTCCATATTTCTTGATTGGAAAGCCCACGGTGCTGTTGATATGCGTAAAGCGATTGCTGTATCGTCGAATGTGTATTTTTATGAAGTGGGAGGGGGTTTCGCCTCACAGAAAGGGCTTGGTATAGAAAAAATAGAAAAGTATTTTAGGAAATTTGGTCTGAGTCAGTTGACTGGTGTAGGTACTCTAGATGAAGCTGTTGGCAATATTCCCAATCCAGAATGGAAAGAAAAAAATTTTCCCGGGGAACCTTGGCGGCTGGGGGATACATATAACACTGCTATAGGTCAATATGGTATGCAGGTGACACCTCTTCAAATAGTGCGTGCTATTGCCGCTATTGCAAATGGTGGGGTTTTAGTAACTCCAGGATTCGAAAAGAAAGCGACTACTTCAGTACCGATCGGCCAGAGGATAAGTGGCAAAGAAGAACATTACCAAATTATTCGTGAAGGTATGCGCATGTCGGTTACTCTAGGTACTTCAAAAGGGCTTGATATGAGTTCTGTCGCTATCGCTGGTAAAACTGGAACTGCTCAACTTGGGACTTCGAAATCATTTGTCAATTCTTGGACTACGGGTTTCTTCCCGTATGAAAATCCTCGCTATGCTTACCTTGTAGTTATGGAACATGGTCCTTCTACTAATCTTACTGGCGCCACCTTCGTCATGCGTCAGGTAATGGACTTTATGGTTGCTAATACTCCAGAATATTTAAAATAAAATTAGTAATTATATTTTAAGATTGCAATATTAAATCAATAATATTTTTGAGTTGAGAATATGGGTAAGCTCCATTTACTGGATAGGTGTCGCCATTTTTAGTATCGATAATTATTGAAAACGGAGTGCCCTCGGCACCTGCTTTAAAGGCATCATCTACATCAGATTTTACTTTTGTTGCGTATTTACCACTTTCAAGGCAGGCATTAAATTTTTCTGACGAAAGACCTACCTGTTTTGCTACATTTGTAAGTTCCGAAGCGGGAAGGTTGTTGTTTGAAGGTGTAATTTCGTAAATACGATTTGTGTACTCCCAAAACTTTGCATTACCGCCCAATTCCCCAGCACACTCAAGAGCTTCTGCTTCCTTTGGAGCTTTGGAGTGTAGTTCGGCAATTGGTAGATGTCGGTATATCCAAGACATATCACCATTCGTGCCGTATTCAGTCATAATAGCCCTTAGAGTTTTGTGAAATTCTTTACAGAATGGACACTCGGTATCAGAGTACTCTACTATAATAACTCGTGCACTGGGATTTCCAAGAAGATGGTCGTTTGGATCTATTGCCTCCATATTTGAAGCCTGCTTTATCGCTTCATCTATCGTTTTTTCTTCAATATCTCCAGAATTTTTTGACATGTACAATCCTCCACCAATG contains:
- the mreC gene encoding rod shape-determining protein MreC, which gives rise to MTYPLIKHKYNDRARNKFYGILSLVIICTTVFYLWKGDLAPLFIQVLSPISKSLRSTGSSIFSWAKVLIPYSPILEENNRLKEEAINLRQEFFDLNREKVENQTLRQALDQKEANYIPTKIILAAPQTPFGTVVVDKGSLDGVSVGDRVLLSRKVSLGVVGEVEEKNSKVITHYSPGMKTSAIAERSGVVLELTGTGNAFALEVPLDMEMREGDVFSLPGSQDFVVAIVVSIKPDQAASFSKVFLSPPFNLLGNSVLFIETGD
- a CDS encoding thioredoxin domain-containing protein, giving the protein MKDALLIPFSIIIAGILIGGGLYMSKNSGDIEEKTIDEAIKQASNMEAIDPNDHLLGNPSARVIIVEYSDTECPFCKEFHKTLRAIMTEYGTNGDMSWIYRHLPIAELHSKAPKEAEALECAGELGGNAKFWEYTNRIYEITPSNNNLPASELTNVAKQVGLSSEKFNACLESGKYATKVKSDVDDAFKAGAEGTPFSIIIDTKNGDTYPVNGAYPYSQLKNIIDLILQS
- a CDS encoding rod shape-determining protein, translated to MHWLLSKIAGFKGLLHNEIGIDLGTANTLVYVQGKGVIINEPSVVAVNQKTGQVVAVGTEAHNMLGRTPAHIVAVKPLVDGVISDFEVTEEMIAYLLNKAERGVKKIFGPKVVVGVPSGITNVETRAVRDAVRSAGASEVYIVEEPMAAAIGLRLPVLEPVGSMIIDMGGGTTDIAVISLGGVVSSKNLRVAGDKLNSDISSYVRSEFKILIGEKTAENAKVSIGNLVMKGIGEECKVKGRDLVTGLPREVVITDSDVREAISFSIAAIIEACKEVLEATPPEILSDVMQRGIYFCGGGALIRGFADVLEEELKIPIHVATDPVATVARGCGIILENMGMYQEVLISEDNDLPPHQT
- a CDS encoding penicillin-binding transpeptidase domain-containing protein gives rise to the protein MLSKIKKKILSTFSGKKYSFIYPDEVFLDSRNLPDFDKHQFEGRIERPILFRSFVSFYVICFVAVLFFVYTLWDLGISKGKVYAEISQNNSLRHDPILAPRGVIYDRNGKILVSNSIVEESEDFPRRIYLEKFGFSHLLGFIKYPAKDSSGFYFREEYEPQDGVEILFNEVLAGRNGLKISENDVSGNLVSESLIDPSLAGDSLQLAVDLRIQEKMYQEIKSLSERVGFLGGAGIIMDVNSGEILTLTSYPEYDSQLMTDGQASSTIRTYSTDNAKPFLNRIISGLYTPGSVVKPFLAFGALEEGVISPEKEIVSTGKLVVPNPYFPDQPSIFLDWKAHGAVDMRKAIAVSSNVYFYEVGGGFASQKGLGIEKIEKYFRKFGLSQLTGVGTLDEAVGNIPNPEWKEKNFPGEPWRLGDTYNTAIGQYGMQVTPLQIVRAIAAIANGGVLVTPGFEKKATTSVPIGQRISGKEEHYQIIREGMRMSVTLGTSKGLDMSSVAIAGKTGTAQLGTSKSFVNSWTTGFFPYENPRYAYLVVMEHGPSTNLTGATFVMRQVMDFMVANTPEYLK